One region of Carassius gibelio isolate Cgi1373 ecotype wild population from Czech Republic chromosome A1, carGib1.2-hapl.c, whole genome shotgun sequence genomic DNA includes:
- the LOC127976715 gene encoding uncharacterized protein C4orf54-like yields METLQSVISIREDTGPLKKQLADTKKHCERDDHGETNYVDLGNPSDMKSDSTKTVKVTFTGEGNQLAIFRCKGDASISGIKSPGEREETGNADKSSSKACHADKCHTEGLYGERAPLIDDYVDAGTDVQSEDPTSESYETEELQYTDMYLNSRCESKDSTSVADVEPHYITTHEIQLTELDHDVDYEFGRGSCWDLEDDNLVYSFVDYASFDSVKTSLGRIQSKSKSNKIPPTARAAKLSATGALVSTESELWESDKCASSDEGARQQGNSTGHVHLSIKTSSRAVNAPAGVLGQRNVRFHTRRAGERSHYSFKSSDSKSETMFDRYFIPPPGRQHLASKQRGKDINEYSSGASSSVSELDDADKEVRNLTARSFRSLACPYFDAIHLSSSSESSMSEHGLSINKWSAFVDLNYVNLTREAQNNSTPVMEVDKSTECANLKDVVQTNTPSSQTKIVSMKNNLNSQQASKKIELRSMPGETITHTETFNCNVGIPARERRAKRALDAMMSRSTADVTGTTPANAGCKAESPFGETLEDAHKKAIFASSLLKNVISKKMQFEQECKMERGEICDTYPAPSVSPHAKDCKETVKGLQRQTSETDSGHSQGELGDATDQPQENPCSGAAEITESPCDPETTSKLDLCEPLKTSLTSSQKSAFKTWKDGEQEAQGDGESQCAPGESSPLPDTSIRPVMESSESVEGESSKMIKMSHLYVPSSQLMPKEKEAAGISLHNMKVTGDLAESDGGGCRKVSSGQLHSPMDTDQTTKCQKAPEIKIQLRSVKENKSNQFNITNLFTPNIHHNLSAKKATIESKSNLSNISDKVPHFMVRDIRDSKCKFQTPIHQVRDVRKLVKSSYRFVALEDPCGSSEMASTGLREESKPVNRGPVNKPFPTPMVIKCQSVNRNNATKPSKPVNVGESMGETVRLSPNLSEWAAKNETLRTAPGLACAKQPVTEQPEFSLKINAKSAKQKPEKAAEGAEKKPESKASNQIALEKLKAAVKTMEELYVFDRNEWKRKTQAPRPITDSHVLSLITREEQGVTTKTESENEYGKVDTSLQVHAEKSTVTSSSVVDEDKVCIPTGSHDQEDTAKLVTQKVNSFNDKCIFSLCSNLKAPTRINTPNDSTQQMSSSRNYTLKSYKSEEKHQKEQPDSDNYLTIPIKAHTSDSKPSQALGSHPKPSYKSLQRSPIVMESWSPDSQTATIYHHAIPLPPVPAAQPQLLCLTPPTDLPPHHIQRKILLDPATGQYYLVDTPVSMQPAAQCFYHPETGQYLDIPLSLTPVPVSVSPVTLGPAAAYPPTYLVYPSSLPPPHLHPVPQSQSSTCSEGEDVVETGSMYLIPQGTAVPSSTTKPVISITSQQGARIVAPPSFDGTTMSFVVEHR; encoded by the coding sequence ATGGAGACACTTCAATCGGTCATCTCGATCAGAGAGGACACCGGACCGTTAAAAAAGCAACTGGCAGACACAAAAAAGCACTGCGAAAGAGACGATCACGGCGAAACAAATTATGTAGACCTGGGCAACCCATCGGACATGAAGTCTGACAGCACAAAGACAGTAAAAGTCACTTTCACAGGCGAAGGGAACCAACTGGCTATATTCAGATGTAAAGGCGACGCTTCTATCTCCGGGATAAAGAGTCCTGGGGAGCGAGAGGAGACTGGAAATGCCGATAAAAGTTCATCGAAAGCATGTCACGCGGATAAGTGCCATACCGAGGGACTTTATGGAGAGCGCGCTCCGCTGATAGATGATTATGTGGACGCGGGAACGGATGTACAATCCGAAGATCCAACGTCTGAGTCGTATGAAACGGAGGAGTTACAATACACCGACATGTACTTGAACAGTCGCTGCGAGTCAAAGGACAGCACGAGTGTAGCGGACGTAGAGCCTCACTATATAACGACGCACGAGATTCAGTTGACCGAGTTAGATCACGATGTGGATTACGAGTTTGGTCGCGGATCCTGCTGGGATTTGGAGGATGATAATCTGGTATATTCATTTGTTGACTACGCATCATTTGACAGCGTCAAAACGAGTCTGGGAAGAATCCAAAGCAAGTCCAAGAGCAATAAAATCCCTCCCACTGCACGCGCAGCGAAGCTTTCCGCCACAGGTGCTCTGGTCAGCACCGAAAGTGAACTTTGGGAATCCGATAAATGTGCCAGCTCGGATGAAGGCGCCAGACAGCAAGGAAATTCGACTGGACAtgttcacctgtcaatcaaaacgTCTTCGCGCGCAGTCAACGCCCCTGCCGGTGTTTTGGGACAGAGGAATGTCCGCTTTCACACCAGACGTGCAGGTGAGCGGAGTCACTATTCGTTCAAAAGCTCTGACTCCAAAAGCGAGACCATGTTTGACCGCTACTTTATCCCACCTCCGGGTCGCCAGCACCTCGCGAGCAAACAGAGGGGAAAAGACATCAACGAATATTCCAGTGGCGCGTCCAGTTCCGTCAGCGAACTGGATGATGCTGATAAAGAGGTGCGTAATCTCACCGCGCGCTCCTTCCGGAGTTTGGCGTGTCCTTACTTTGATGCCATACATTTGAGCAGCTCGAGTGAGTCCTCTATGTCAGAACACGGACTGAGTATTAACAAATGGTCCGCTTTCGTCGACTTAAATTACGTCAATTTGACACGTGAGGCGCAGAACAACTCTACGCCTGTTATGGAGGTCGATAAAAGCACCGAGTGTGCAAATCTAAAAGACGTGGTTCAAACCAATACACCTAGCTCTCAAACTAAAATAGTGTCGATGAAAAATAACTTGAACTCGCAGCAGGCGTCTAAGAAAATTGAGTTACGAAGCATGCCTGGTGAAACCATCACACATACTGAAACCTTCAACTGTAACGTCGGGATACCTGCGCGCGAGAGGCGCGCGAAACGCGCTCTGGATGCAATGATGTCACGTTCCACAGCTGATGTTACGGGCACCACGCCAGCCAATGCAGGATGTAAAGCAGAAAGTCCGTTCGGGGAAACCTTGGAAGATGCCCATAAGAAAGCCATCTTTGCTTCTAGTCTTTTGAAAAATGTCATTTCCAAGAAAATGCAGTTTGAGCAAGAGTGTAAAATGGAAAGAGGTGAAATATGTGATACTTATCCAGCTCCATCAGTCTCCCCTCATGCTAAGGATTGCAAAGAGACTGTGAAGGGATTACAAAGACAGACTTCAGAAACCGACTCAGGACACTCTCAAGGGGAACTCGGTGATGCAACAGACCAGCCACAAGAGAATCCATGTTCAGGTGCTGCTGAAATCACAGAGTCGCCCTGTGACCCAGAAACAACCTCTAAATTAGACCTATGTGAACCACTAAAGACTTCTTTGACCTCCAGCCAAAAGAGTGCTTTCAAAACCTGGAAAGATGGAGAGCAGGAAGCACAAGGTGATGGAGAATCTCAGTGCGCACCGGGGGAGTCGTCACCACTGCCAGACACCTCAATCCGACCTGTGATGGAAAGCAGTGAAAGTGTTGAGGGCGAGAGTAGTAAGATGATTAAGATGTCTCACTTGTATGTCCCTAGCTCGCAGCTTATGCCTAAGGAAAAGGAAGCTGCCGGGATTTCATTACATAATATGAAAGTGACTGGAGACCTTGCAGAGTCAGATGGGGGAGGGTGCAGAAAAGTGAGTTCTGGCCAGCTCCATAGCCCTATGGACACAGACCAAACCACAAAGTGTCAAAAAGCACCCGAAATCAAAATACAGCTGCGAAGtgttaaagaaaacaaaagcaaTCAGTTCAATATCACCAATCTTTTTACACCTAATATCCATCACAACCTCAGCGCTAAAAAGGCGACGATCGAATCTAAAAGTAATTTGTCGAACATATCAGACAAAGTACCGCATTTTATGGTGAGGGATATTAGAGATAGTAAATGTAAGTTCCAGACACCTATTCATCAGGTTAGAGATGTGCGCAAATTGGTAAAAAGCTCATATCGGTTTGTAGCACTTGAAGATCCTTGTGGTTCATCAGAGATGGCATCCACAGGATTACGAGAGGAGAGCAAGCCTGTTAATAGGGGACCTGTCAATAAACCATTTCCTACACCAATGGTAATAAAATGCCAGTCTGTGAACAGAAACAATGCCACAAAACCTTCCAAGCCTGTTAACGTGGGTGAGAGTATGGGTGAAACGGTGAGATTATCCCCAAATCTCTCAGAGTGGGCTGCTAAAAATGAAACCTTGCGCACTGCACCCGGATTGGCATGTGCTAAACAACCTGTGACTGAACAGCCAGAGTTTAGCTTAAAAATTAATGCTAAATCGGCAAAACAAAAACCAGAAAAAGCAGCAGAAGGCGCAGAGAAGAAACCAGAGTCGAAGGCTTCAAATCAAATAGCTCTTGAAAAATTAAAGGCAGCTGTGAAAACTATGGAGGAACTATACGTTTTTGATAGGAATGAATGGAAGCGAAAAACACAAGCCCCGCGACCAATCACGGACAGTCACGTGCTGTCACTCATTACGCGAGAGGAGCAAGGAGTCACAACCAAAACCGAATCTGAGAACGAATATGGGAAAGTGGACACAAGCTTGCAGGTGCATGCTGAAAAGTCGACTGTGACCTCGAGTTCTGTTGTTGACGAGGATAAAGTGTGTATACCAACAGGTTCTCATGACCAGGAAGACACAGCTAAGTTAGTAACCCAAAAGGTAAATTCTTTCAATGACAAGTGCATTTTTAGTCTGTGCAGTAACCTCAAAGCACCTACACGTATAAATACACCAAATGACAGCACTCAGCAAATGTCTTCTAGCAGAAACTACACCCTTAAATCTTATAAAAGTGAGGAAAAGCACCAGAAAGAGCAGCCAGACTCTGACAATTACCTAACGATCCCCATTAAAGCTCACACTTCAGATTCAAAGCCCTCACAGGCATTGGGCTCACATCCAAAGCCTTCATATAAGTCCTTGCAACGCTCCCCTATCGTAATGGAGTCTTGGTCTCCTGACAGTCAGACAGCCACGATATATCACCACGCCATCCCTCTGCCGCCTGTACCTGCCGCTCAACCTCAGCTACTCTGCCTCACACCACCAACGGACCTCCCACCGCATCACATCCAGCGCAAGATCCTGCTGGACCCCGCCACTGGCCAGTACTACTTAGTAGACACCCCTGTGTCCATGCAGCCAGCTGCCCAGTGCTTTTACCATCCCGAGACTGGTCAGTACTTGGACATTCCTTTATCGCTCACCCCAGTGCCCGTGTCTGTCTCGCCGGTCACCCTGGGTCCTGCAGCAGCCTATCCCCCCACTTACTTGGTCTACCCTTCGAGCCTGCCGCCACCCCATCTACACCCGGTCCCCCAGTCCCAGTCATCCACTTGCTCGGAAGGCGAGGATGTGGTGGAGACGGGCAGCATGTATCTGATCCCGCAGGGCACCGCAGTTCCCAGCAGCACCACCAAACCAGTCATCAGTATTACATCCCAGCAAGGTGCACGTATTGTTGCTCCACCCTCCTTTGATGGCACGACCATGAGCTTTGTGGTGGAGCATCGATAA